In Mycolicibacter virginiensis, the DNA window GTGCCAGGCCAGACGGCGTCGAACCAGGGGGATGGGGCTTTGAGTGAGGACCCCGGCACTGCGTTCCTCAGTCTCTGGGACGAGGTAGTAGCCGAACTCAACGGTGAAGCCCCGCCAACCAACGGTGCGGCACCGACATTGACTCCCCAGCAGAAGGCCTGGCTCAAGCTGGTCCACCCGCTTGCCATTGTCGAGGGTTTTGCTCTGCTGGCGGTTCCGAGCAGCTTCGTCCAAAACGAAATAGAACGGCATCTGCGGACCCAGATCACCGACGCACTCAGCCGACGCCTCGGTCACGCCATCGAGCTCGGGGTTCGGATCGCGCCGCAACCCGTAGAGGACCAACCCAGCGCATCCAGCACCGACAGCGGTGTAGAGGTACGCGCCGACGACGAAGACGACGACACCACCGACGTCGAGTACGACTGGCCCAACTACTTCACCGAACGGCCCAGTGAGGACTCGCCTACCGCCGACGGCGCGAGCCTCAACCGGCGCTATACCTTCGACACCTTCGTCATCGGCACGTCCAACCGGTTCGCCCACGCCGCCGCGCTGGCCATCGCCGAAGCACCGGCACGCGCCTACAACCCCCTGTTCATCTGGGGTGAATCCGGTCTGGGTAAGACTCACCTGCTGCACGCGGCCGGCAACTACACCCAGCGGCTGTTTCCCGGGATGCGCGTCAAGTACGTCTCCACCGAAGAGTTCACCAACGACTTCATCAACTCACTTCGCGACGACCGCAAGGTGGCGTTTAAGCGCAGCTACCGCGACATCGATGTCCTGCTGGTCGATGACATCCAGTTCATCGAGGGCAAAGAAGGTATCCAGGAAGAGTTCTTCCATACCTTCAACACGCTGCACAACGCCAACAAGCAGATCGTGATCACTTCCGACCGCGCACCGAAACAGCTTGCCACCCTTGAGGATCGGCTTCGCACCCGTTTCGAGTGGGGATTGATCACCGACGTCCAGCCGCCGGATCTGGAGACCCGGATCGCCATTTTGCGTAAGAAGGCGCAGATGGATCGTCTGGACGTGCCCGGCGACGTGCTCGAACTCATCGCCACCAGCATCGAACGCAACATCCGCGAACTCGAGGGTGCGCTGATCCGCGTCACCGCATTCGCCTCGCTCAACAAGACCCCGATCGACCGGGCGTTGGCCGAGATTGTGTTGCGTGACCTGATCGCCGACGCCAGCACCATGCAGATCAGCGCCGCGATCATCATGGCTGTCATCGCCGAATACTTCGACACCAGCGTCGAGGAGTTGCGCGGCCCGGGCAAGACCCGCCCGCTGGCCCAGTCCCGCCAGATCGCCATGTATCTGTGCCGCGAACTCACGGATCTGTCACTACCCAAGATCGGGCAGGCCTTCGGGCGTGATCACACCACGGTGATGTACGCCGAACGCAAGATCCGCGGGGAGATGGCCGAGCGACGCGAGGTCTTCGATCAAGTCAAAGAGCTCACTACCCGGATCCGGCAGCGCGCCAAGCGCTGATTCGCGGCTTTGTAGTCCGTCCTTCTTACAAAAAACTTTGGACCCACTCGTACCACCCGTCACGGTCAACGCCTGTGGATACCGCTGCGGAGAACCTGTCCACGATCCGATAACGAACCGTCAGTCGATCCACACCGGCTCAGTCATACACAGCCGTGTCGGCCGACCCGGGCGTGTCATTCACTGGTGCTCCCCAGCCCGGTGCCCCCGCTCAGCAGCGACGATGCCACGCTGTGCCCAGCATCCACAGGACTTACTACTAATACTGGGAGTTATCCCTCGATTCTTTTTAAAAACAGGTCGTTGGGGATTCGGGTCAACCCGGGCTGTTCACAACCGGCCAAGCTCGTCGGTGGCCAAGGCCATGCTGAGCCGCTCGG includes these proteins:
- the dnaA gene encoding chromosomal replication initiator protein DnaA; the encoded protein is MSEDPGTAFLSLWDEVVAELNGEAPPTNGAAPTLTPQQKAWLKLVHPLAIVEGFALLAVPSSFVQNEIERHLRTQITDALSRRLGHAIELGVRIAPQPVEDQPSASSTDSGVEVRADDEDDDTTDVEYDWPNYFTERPSEDSPTADGASLNRRYTFDTFVIGTSNRFAHAAALAIAEAPARAYNPLFIWGESGLGKTHLLHAAGNYTQRLFPGMRVKYVSTEEFTNDFINSLRDDRKVAFKRSYRDIDVLLVDDIQFIEGKEGIQEEFFHTFNTLHNANKQIVITSDRAPKQLATLEDRLRTRFEWGLITDVQPPDLETRIAILRKKAQMDRLDVPGDVLELIATSIERNIRELEGALIRVTAFASLNKTPIDRALAEIVLRDLIADASTMQISAAIIMAVIAEYFDTSVEELRGPGKTRPLAQSRQIAMYLCRELTDLSLPKIGQAFGRDHTTVMYAERKIRGEMAERREVFDQVKELTTRIRQRAKR